A window of Anaerobaca lacustris contains these coding sequences:
- a CDS encoding DUF2958 domain-containing protein has product MAWRPTQYLIGGELDNTHLGKVTGWMRFAGMNDKVMFDLQGDFHRDIRGAKIRFTGDAAETDPSADAEEYMKGFALHHIGKVGDMTAGLPPADYVAGYCYLEWYGEENGRVVIELEPTQVEVIGTPIPARESYPASRDTQKRNMAEFLDDIAAETNLPAERVVCIGGDTAVTAVRRMANDRVRGMKLLPHEIRKILPPLYAQDGKGGKAIAYIKYFTPSGSWTWYITEGSPISDESGKEVDFHFFGLVDGQDKELGYVALSELESVRGPMGLPIERDLWWKPKTLEEIAPEMFRSDERTEGQG; this is encoded by the coding sequence ATGGCATGGAGACCAACACAATATCTGATAGGTGGCGAACTCGACAACACCCATTTGGGCAAGGTCACCGGATGGATGCGGTTCGCCGGCATGAACGACAAGGTGATGTTTGATCTACAAGGAGATTTCCACAGAGACATCCGCGGCGCAAAGATTCGGTTCACAGGCGATGCAGCAGAGACAGACCCGTCGGCCGACGCCGAAGAGTACATGAAAGGTTTTGCCCTGCATCACATCGGCAAGGTCGGTGATATGACGGCAGGCCTGCCGCCGGCAGACTATGTGGCCGGCTATTGCTATCTCGAATGGTACGGCGAAGAGAACGGCCGCGTGGTCATCGAACTGGAACCGACACAGGTCGAGGTGATCGGGACACCGATCCCGGCCCGCGAGTCCTATCCCGCATCCCGGGACACCCAGAAACGCAACATGGCCGAATTCCTGGACGATATCGCCGCCGAGACGAACCTGCCCGCAGAACGAGTGGTCTGCATTGGAGGCGATACGGCAGTGACAGCGGTCAGACGGATGGCCAACGACAGGGTTCGCGGCATGAAGCTCTTGCCACACGAGATCCGCAAGATACTTCCGCCGCTTTATGCCCAGGATGGCAAGGGCGGAAAGGCCATTGCGTACATCAAGTACTTCACCCCCTCAGGTTCGTGGACTTGGTACATCACGGAAGGATCGCCCATTAGCGATGAGAGCGGCAAGGAGGTGGATTTTCACTTCTTCGGCCTGGTTGACGGTCAGGACAAAGAACTGGGCTACGTCGCGCTGTCAGAGTTGGAAAGCGTCCGGGGCCCTATGGGCCTGCCCATCGAACGCGATCTCTGGTGGAAGCCCAAGACCCTGGAAGAGATCGCTCCGGAGATGTTTCGGTCCGACGAAAGAACGGAGGGACAGGGATGA